Proteins encoded together in one Coffea arabica cultivar ET-39 chromosome 2c, Coffea Arabica ET-39 HiFi, whole genome shotgun sequence window:
- the LOC113723922 gene encoding uncharacterized protein — MALRLATKLAKQQGWKKVVFEVDCLQIVEELNREGTERIESVVIEDIRSTQEFFDECCFTFTRRVNNFVSHTLAKLAISLEFSAEWKEAFPAWLHDLVQMECKGSCSDFCNLVSILQ; from the coding sequence ATGGCTCTCAGACTGGCTACAAAGTTGGCAAAGCAACAGGGGTGGAAGAAGGTGGTGTTTGAGGTAGATTGTTTACAGATTGTGGAAGAACTTAACAGGGAAGGTACTGAGAGGATTGAGTCAGTGGTGATTGAGGATATTAGGAGTACTCAGGAATTTTTTGATGAATGTTGTTTTACTTTCACTAGGAGAGTTAACAACTTTGTTAGTCATACGCTAGCCAAATTGGCAATTAGCCTAGAATTTTCTGCTGAATGGAAGGAGGCCTTCCCAGCGTGGCTGCATGATCTGGTGCAGATGGAGTGTAAGGGCAGTTGCTCAGATTTTTGTAATTTGGTTTCCATACTTCAATAG
- the LOC113723924 gene encoding uncharacterized protein, with translation MERIRSNTRMPTREIRQTVHEEYQTQISKWVVSNARKLALKQIQGSAEAQYKKLWEYCAEIKKTHEGSTMEIMFTPFRGSGGNPIFMRLYCCLDPLKKGFKNGCRPIIGLDGCHLKGVYRGQLLIAIAADPNNGWWPIAWAVVEREATEQWTWFLKYLSDDLEIENQCHYTFISDQQKGLDRALGEVLPGCEHRYCVQHMYHNFKKKHPGLALKDRIWNIASCTIVEMYDKAMEELQTFDKDAYEWVKKAPHPRHWCKAYFPTHVKSDMIVNNLCESFNAHIKDARDQPIITMLEIIREYLMERIQRRRAAMEKCKGSTGPLINEIVQTRVKHSSQWMPIWNALHGYQVKGPRGAQFAVDMQKKYCTCRLWEVSGIPCCHAIAAIFMREEDPYSYLDRSYSRGLFFQIYENVLQPISGDDHWPSSTMPVLNPPIPVTQPGRPKKARRRDVTEGRDHGRRLRRRVVIHCRKCGEIGHNAATCKKPSNEEAQQGSNQSSEAQPSNQQRQQSVEKERTASACNCY, from the exons ATGGAGAGAATTAGATCCAACACTCGCATGCCAACTCGGGAGATTAGGCAAACAGTGCATGAGGAGTACCAAACCCAAATTTCTAAATGGGTGGTTTCTAATGCGAGAAAATTGGCTCTGAAGCAGATACAGGGGTCGGCCGAAGCACAATATAAGAAACTTTGGGAGTATTGTGCTGAGATAAAGAAGACACATGAAGGGAGTACAATGGAGATAATGTTTACTCCATTTAGAGGATCAGGGGGTAATCCAATTTTCATGAGGTTATACTGCTGTTTAGACCCATTGAAGAAGGGGTTCAAGAATGGCTGTAGGCCAATAATAGGCCTAGATGGTTGCCATCTAAAGGGggtttatagaggacaattacTAATTGCCATTGCTGCAGACCCGAATAATGGATGGTGGCCTATTGCCTGGGCTGTTGTGGAGAGAGAAGCAACTGAGCAGTGGACTTGGTTTCTCAAATATTTAAGTGATGACTTGGAAATCGAAAATCAGTGCCACTATACCTTTATATCAGATCAGCAAAAG GGGCTAGACAGGGCACTTGGTGAAGTTCTGCCTGGATGTGAGCACAg GTACTGTGTCCAACATATGTATcacaatttcaagaaaaagcaTCCTGGTTTGGCTCTTAAAGACAGGATATGGAACATAGCAAGTTGCACAATAGTGGAAATGTATGACAAAGCTATGGAAGAACTTCAAACTTTTGATAAGGATGCATATGAATGGGTCAAGAAAGCTCCTCATCCTCGACATTGGTGCAAAGCATATTTTCCAACTCACGTCAAGAGTGATATGATAGTGAATAACCTATGCGAGTCCTTCAATGCCCACATTAAAGATGCAAGGGACCAACCTATCATCACAATGTTGGAAATTATAAGGGAATATCTTATGGAGAGGATCCAAAGAAGACGCGCTGCAATGGAGAAATGCAAGGGCTCCACTGGACCTTTAATTAATGAGATTGTTCAGACTAGAGTCAAGCATTCAAGTCAGTGGATGCCCATTTGGAATGCACTGCATGGCTATCAAGTCAAAGGTCCAAGAGGGGCCCAATTTGCAGTagatatgcaaaaaaaatattgtactTGCAGATTATGGGAGGTTAGTGGAATTCCTTGCTGTCATGCAATTGCTGCTATCTTCATGCGAGAAGAGGATCCTTACTCTTATCTGGATCGTTCTTATAGCAGAGGCCTCTTCTTCCAGATTTATGAGAATGTTTTGCAGCCAATTAGTGGCGATGATCATTGGCCATCATCCACCATGCCTGTGTTGAATCCACCAATACCAGTTACTCAACCTGGTAGGCCTAAAAAGGCTAGGAGAAGGGATGTGACTGAGGGGAGAGATCATGGTAGAAGGTTGAGGAGGAGAGTTGTCATTCATTGTAGAAAATGCGGTGAGATTGGTCATAATGCAGCTACGTGCAAGAAGCCTTCCAATGAAGAAGCACAACAAGGCTCTAACCAGTCATCCGAAGCTCAACCGAGTAATCAGCAGAGGCAGCAATCAgtagaaaaagagaggacaGCAAGTGCATGCAATTGCTATTAA
- the LOC113726124 gene encoding signaling peptide TAXIMIN 1-like: MCDCCGEGCECHPLGFLLGLPFALISCLLSIVGVVIWIVGICISCICPCCICVTVVIELALGLIKAPFSIMKWFTKQIPC; this comes from the exons ATGTGTGACTGCTGCGGTGAAGGCTGTGAATGTCACCCTCTCGGCTTTCTCCTGGGCCTTCCCTTCGCATTGATTTCCTGCCTCCTCTCAATCGTCGGCGTTGTCATCTGGATTGTCGG AATATGCATAAGTTGCATATGTCCATGCTGCATCTGTGTAACTGTGGTGATAGAGCTGGCGCTTGGGCTGATCAAAGCTCCATTCTCCATCATGAAGTGGTTCACGAAGCAAATCCCTTGTTAG
- the LOC113726125 gene encoding pyruvate decarboxylase 1, which yields MEIQASHGSGITACSAQVKPPAGGSLGSHLAKRLVQIGVKDVFSVPGDFNLALLDHLIAEPELNLIGCCNELNAGYAADGYARAKGVGACVVTFTVGGLSVLNAIAGAYSENLPVICIVGGPNSNDYGTNRILHHTIGLPDFSQELRCFQTVTCIQAVVNNLDDAHELIDTAISTALKESKPAYISISCNLPGLSHPTFAREPVPFFLAPKVSNQLGLEAAVDATAEFLNKAVKPVIVGGPKLRVAKAQQAFLEFANASGYPVAVMPSAKGLVPEHHPHFIGTYWGAVSSSFCGEIVESADAYVFVGPIFNDYSSVGYSLLIKKEKLISVQPNRVTICNGPSFGWVFMTEFLSALAKKLKKNSTAMENFRRIYVPPGVALTRGKDEPLRVNILFKHIQEMLSQETAVIAETGDSWFNCQKLRLPENCGYEFQMQYGSIGWSVGATLGYAQAARNKRVIACIGDGSFQVTAQDVSTMLRCGQNSIIFLINNGGYTIEVEIHDGPYNVIKNWDYSGLVNAIHNGEGKCWTAKVRTEDELTEAIATATGTHKDSLCFIEVLVHKDDTSKELLEWGSRVSSANSRPPNPQ from the exons ATGGAAATTCAAGCTAGTCATGGAAGTGGCATCACGGCTTGCTCAGCTCAGGTGAAGCCACCAGCCGGAGGAAGTCTTGGGAGCCACTTGGCTAAGCGGCTGGTGCAGATTGGGGTGAAGGACGTGTTCTCAGTTCCTGGGGACTTCAACCTAGCGCTGTTGGATCATCTAATAGCCGAGCCGGAGCTGAATCTGATCGGCTGCTGTAATGAGCTGAACGCTGGATACGCAGCTGACGGCTACGCACGCGCCAAGGGAGTCGGAGCGTGTGTGGTGACGTTCACTGTGGGTGGGCTGAGTGTGTTGAATGCAATCGCTGGGGCTTATAGTGAGAATTTGCCAGTCATATGTATCGTTGGTGGGCCCAATTCCAATGACTATGGGACCAACCGGATCTTGCATCACACTATTGGGTTACCCGATTTCTCTCAGGAGCTCCGGTGCTTTCAGACAGTCACTTGTATTCAG GCAGTGGTGAACAACCTGGATGATGCTCATGAGTTGATTGACACAGCAATTTCAACTGCTTTGAAGGAAAGTAAACCAGCTTACATTAGCATTAGTTGTAATTTGCCTGGACTTTCTCATCCTACCTTTGCAAGAGAGCCAGTCCCATTCTTTCTTGCACCAAA GGTTAGCAATCAGCTGGGATTGGAAGCGGCAGTTGATGCAACAGCTGAATTTCTGAACAAAGCTGTGAAACCTGTCATCGTTGGAGGCCCAAAGCTAAGGGTGGCAAAGGCACAGCAGGCATTTTTGGAGTTCGCTAATGCTTCTGGCTACCCTGTGGCTGTTATGCCATCAGCCAAGGGGCTGGTGCCAGAGCACCATCCCCATTTTATTGGAACATACTGGGGAGCAGTCAGCAGTAGCTTCTGTGGGGAGATAGTAGAATCTGCTGATGCATATGTCTTTGTTGGCCCTATCTTCAATGACTACAGTTCAGTTGGGTATTCTTTGTTGATCAAAAAAGAGAAATTAATTAGTGTACAACCCAATCGTGTTACTATATGTAATGGGCCTTCATTTGGCTGGGTTTTCATGACGGAATTCTTGTCTGCACTGGCCAAAAAGCTGAAGAAAAACAGCACTGCCATGGAGAATTTTCGCAGGATATATGTCCCTCCAGGAGTTGCTCTCACACGCGGGAAGGATGAACCTCTTAGAGTAAACATCCTCTTCAAGCACATTCAG GAAATGTTGAGTCAAGAAACTGCGGTAATTGCAGAGACAGGAGATTCATGGTTCAATTGTCAAAAGCTTCGGCTGCCTGAGAATTGCGG GTATGAATTCCAGATGCAATATGGATCCATTGGGTGGTCGGTGGGTGCAACTCTAGGTTATGCTCAGGCTGCTAGAAACAAACGTGTTATTGCTTGCATTGGAGATGGGAGCTTCCAG GTGACAGCTCAGGATGTTTCAACCATGTTGCGATGTGGGCAAAATAGCATAATATTTTTAATCAACAATGGAGGGTATACAATTGAAGTAGAGATTCATGATGGCCCCTACAATGTCATAAAAAACTGGGACTACTCGGGTCTTGTGAATGCTATCCACAATGGTGAAGGCAAATGCTGGACTGCCAAG GTGAGAACTGAGGATGAGCTGACAGAAGCAATTGCAACGGCAACAGGCACACACAAGGACTCCTTATGCTTTATTGAGGTTCTGGTTCACAAAGATGACACCAGCAAAGAATTGCTTGAATGGGGATCCCGTGTTTCTTCTGCAAATAGCCGCCCTCCTAATCCCCAATAG
- the LOC113726126 gene encoding hexose carrier protein HEX6-like — MAVGLAITSDGGNYNGRMTAFVVLSCMMAAMGGVIFGYDIGISGGVTSMEPFLKKFFPDVYAKMKEDTKTSNYCKFDSQLLTLFTSSLYLAGLVASFCASSLTRAFGRKASILTGGAAFLSGAALGGAAYNVYMIIFGRILLGIGVGFANQAVPLYLSEMAPAKFRGAINNSFQLSIGIGILIANLINYGTEKIKDGRGWRISLALAAVPAFILTLGALFLPETPNSILQHSNNHEKAKRILQRVRGTEDVQAEFDDLIKAGEISKTIKHPFKNIIQRRYRPQLVMSVAIPFFQQVTGINVIAFYAPILFRTIGLKESASLMSAAVTGSVGICTTFISMLVVDKVGRRFLLINGGICMFVMQILVGGVMAAKLGDHGGLSKGHAFLVLVLICLYVAGFGLSWGPLGWLIPSEIFPLEIRSAGQSINVAVNFLFTFIVGQTFLSMLCHFKYGLFFFFGGWVALMTAFVYLLLPETKNVPIEQMERVWRKHWFWNKIVEVDNEVINKTEA; from the exons ATGGCTGTGGGGTTGGCAATTACAAGTGATGGAGGAAACTACAATGGCAGGATGACAGCGTTCGTGGTCTTGTCTTGCATGATGGCTGCCATGGGAGGAGTCATATTTGGCTATGATATTGGAATTTCAG GCGGGGTGACCTCTATGGAGCCATTTCTAAAGAAATTCTTCCCAGATGTCTACGCTAAAATGAAAGAGGACACCAAAACAAGCAACTATTGTAAATTCGACAGCCAACTCTTGACGTTATTCACCTCTTCACTCTATCTAGCTGGCCTCGTTGCTTCATTCTGTGCTTCATCACTCACTCGAGCTTTTGGGCGCAAGGCATCGATCCTTACTGGAGGAGCTGCTTTCCTTTCTGGAGCAGCTCTTGGTGGCGCTGCATACAATGTGTACATGATTATATTTGGAAGAATTTTGCTTGGAATAGGTGTTGGTTTTGCAAACCAG GCTGTTCCACTATACCTGTCAGAAATGGCGCCAGCCAAATTCAGGGGAGCAATCAACAACAGCTTTCAACTAAGCATTGGCATTGGAATCTTAATAGCCAATTTGATTAACTATGGCACTGAAAAGATAAAAGACGGACGGGGATGGCGAATCTCGCTTGCTCTGGCAGCGGTCCCAGCATTTATTCTGACTCTAGGTGCCCTTTTTCTTCCAGAAACTCCGAATAGTATACTTCAGCACAGCAACAATCATGAAAAGGCCAAGAGGATACTGCAAAGAGTCAGAGGCACCGAAGATGTCCAGGCAGAATTTGATGATCTTATAAAAGCTGGTGAGATTTCTAAAACCATTAAGCATCCTTTCAAAAACATCATTCAGAGGAGATACAGGCCTCAACTTGTCATGTCAGTAGCGATACCATTCTTCCAGCAAGTGACGGGGATTAATGTGATCGCTTTCTACGCTCCAATACTTTTTCGCACAATTGGCTTGAAAGAAAGTGCATCGCTCATGTCCGCTGCAGTGACTGGATCTGTAGGTATTTGCACCACCTTCATATCAATGTTGGTCGTTGACAAAGTTGGCCGAAGGTTTCTGCTGATAAACGGTGGCATTTGTATGTTTGTCATGCAAATTTTAGTGGGGGGAGTTATGGCGGCAAAGCTGGGGGATCATGGTGGATTGAGCAAAGGGCATGCCTTTCTAGTTTTGGTGTTGATCTGCTTATATGTTGCTGGATTTGGATTGTCATGGGGTCCATTAGGATGGTTAATTCCCAGTGAAATTTTTCCTCTTGAGATACGATCAGCTGGACAGAGTATCAATGTTGCAGTCAACTTTTTGTTCACTTTCATTGTTGGACAAACTTTTCTATCAATGCTTTGCCATTTCAAGTATgggcttttcttcttctttggagGCTGGGTTGCGCTCATGACCGCATTTGTTTACCTCTTATTGCCAGAAACCAAGAATGTGCCGATTGAGCAGATGGAAAGAGTTTGGAGGAAACACTGGTTTTGGAACAAAATAGTAGAAGTAGACAACGAAGTGATCAACAAGACTGAGGCCTAA
- the LOC113726127 gene encoding pentatricopeptide repeat-containing protein At1g28690, mitochondrial, translated as MSKCAKFKTPILSSSNFPPKDCNYLLSPLTSSTSLSSVLQHYINSDHPSHGQKIHSHIIKTGFKPNRNISIKIIILHLKSSSLSYAQKVFDELPQPTLSSYNYMLSGYIKHGLVEKSFDLFRKLTFSGEKSDGFTFSMILKGSSFESVLSRSKTVGREVHAQIIKSGVDGDDVLYTALVDSYVKIRRLDYARRVFDLMLEKNVVCSTSMITGYMNQGLIEDAEHVFNKTVEKDVVVFNAMIEGYSKLIETAKKAIQVFIAMQRIGFKPTISTFASIIGACSVISAFEVGQQVQGQLMKTELFTDIKMGSALLDMYSKCGRTVDARKIFDHMPEKNVFSWTSMIDGYGKNGAPNEALQLFNRMLLDPLVKPNYVTFLSALTACAHAGLVATGWEIFYRMERDYSMKPRMEHYACMVDLLGRAGTLNRALEFIMEMPQNPNSDVWAALLSCSRLHGDVDMANLAANELFKLNAESRPGAYVALSNTLAEAGRWSNVTELRELMKTRGISKGTGFSWFGSDSLEALYDGQ; from the coding sequence ATGTCAAAATGTGCGAAATTCAAAACCCCGATCCTATCAAGCTCGAATTTCCCACCAAAAGATTGTAACTACCTTTTGAGCCCTTTAACATCATCCACTTCTCTCTCTTCTGTCCTGCAACACTACATCAACTCAGACCACCCTTCTCATGGCCAAAAGATTCATTCCCACATCATTAAAACTGGGTTCAAGCCCAATCGCAACATCTCCATCAAGATCATCATACTTCACCTGAAATCATCTAGCTTGTCATATGCGCAGAaagtgtttgatgaattgcctcaGCCAACTCTTAGTTCTTATAACTACATGCTATCAGGTTATATAAAACATGGGCTCGTTGAGAagtcttttgatttgtttagaaaattgaCGTTTTCGGGTGAAAAGTCTGACGGGTTTACATTTTCAATGATATTGAAGGGGTCTAGTTTTGAAAGTGTATTGTCGCGATCCAAGACTGTGGGCAGAGAAGTACATGCCCAGATAATAAAATCTGGTGTTGATGGTGATGATGTGCTTTACACGGCTTTAGTTGACTCGTACGTGAAGATTAGGAGATTGGACTATGCAAGGAGAGTGTTTGATTTGATGTTGGAGAAGAATGTAGTTTGTTCTACGTCTATGATCACTGGTTACATGAACCAGGGTCTTATCGAAGATGCTGAGCACGTCTTCAACAAAACAGTGGAAAAAGACGTGGTGGTTTTCAATGCAATGATTGAGGGTTACAGTAAATTGATTGAAACTGCCAAGAAAGCAATTCAGGTTTTCATTGCCATGCAAAGGATAGGGTTTAAGCCCACAATATCAACCTTTGCGAGCATTATTGGGGCTTGTTCTGTAATATCTGCATTTGAAGTTGGTCAGCAGGTTCAGGGGCAACTTATGAAGACTGAATTGTTTACTGATATAAAAATGGGGAGCGCTCTTCTTGATATGTATTCAAAATGTGGAAGAACTGTGGACgcaagaaaaatttttgatcaTATGCCTGAAAAGAATGTGTTTTCATGGACTTCCATGATTGATGGTTATGGGAAAAATGGTGCTCCAAATGAAGCACTTCAGCTGTTCAATAGGATGCTGTTAGATCCCTTGGTCAAGCCTAACTATGTTACATTTCTCAGTGCTCTTACTGCATGTGCACATGCCGGACTAGTTGCAACAGGATGGGAGATCTTTTACCGCATGGAGAGAGACTACTCGATGAAACCAAGGATGGAGCACTATGCCTGCATGGTTGATCTCTTAGGCCGTGCAGGAACTCTTAATCGGGCCTTGGAATTTATTATGGAGATGCCTCAAAATCCTAATTCTGATGTTTGGGCTGCTCTGCTGAGTTGTTCTAGGCTGCATGGAGATGTGGACATGGCAAATTTAGCTGCCAATGAACTTTTCAAATTAAATGCTGAGAGTCGACCTGGGGCATATGTTGCATTATCTAATACCTTGGCAGAAGCTGGGAGGTGGAGCAATGTAACTGAGCTTAGGGAGTTAATGAAGACAAGAGGAATATCTAAAGGCACTGGGTTTAGTTGGTTTGGCAGTGATAGTCTAGAAGCTTTATATGATGGACAATAG
- the LOC113722101 gene encoding GDSL esterase/lipase At1g28580-like yields the protein MFPGTHKLPRYASPPYGETYFHHPTGRTSDGRTIIDFMAEYYGLPLIPPYIRGVNQSSSNFGAGINFAVVGAPALDVGFYEERRIHFTTSNISMRTQLSWFKGVLPSLCRSSSCRELFNSSLIVMGPFGGNDYGHSFLQGRSLEETKTLVPLVINAISISIQELINLGVKNIMVPGMLPDGCLPISLTMFKGYKKEDYDPITGCLIWLNDFSKYHNELLQAELTRIRQRHRNAVVMYANYYDALMQLYLSPEQYGFGGEPLTACCGAGGIPYNYDSDAVCGDPPSRACAQPSLYISWDGAHCTEAAYRFITKSLLEGPYTAPHINSSCSLITEESGYSSAATATTR from the exons ATGTTTCCAGGGACCCATAAACTTCCCCGCTATGCCTCACCCCCTTATGGAGAGACCTACTTTCATCATCCCACTGGTCGAACTTCTGACGGTCGAACAATCATAGACTTCATGG CTGAGTATTATGGGCTTCCGCTCATACCACCATATATTAGGGGCGTGAACCAAAGTAGCTCAAACTTTGGTGCCGGCATCAATTTTGCAGTTGTGGGAGCTCCAGCACTTGATGTTGGTTTTTATGAAGAAAGAAGAATCCATTTTACTACGTCTAATATCTCCATGAGAACTCAACTGAGCTGGTTCAAAGGAGTACTGCCCTCTCTTTGTAGATCATCAA GCTGTAGGGAACTTTTTAATAGCTCACTGATTGTTATGGGACCTTTCGGTGGCAACGACTATGGCCATTCCTTCCTTCAAGGAAGAAGTTTGGAGGAGACAAAAACTTTGGTTCCTCTGGTTATTAATGCCATTAGCATTTCTATTCAA GAATTGATCAATCTTGGAGTGAAGAACATCATGGTTCCTGGAATGCTGCCAGATGGATGTTTGCCAATTTCTTTAACAATGTTCAAGGGCTATAAGAAAGAAGATTATGATCCAATAACAGGTTGTCTCATTTGGTTAAACGATTTCTCCAAGTATCACAATGAACTACTTCAAGCAGAGTTAACTCGAATTCGGCAAAGGCATCGTAATGCAGTAGTAATGTATGCCAATTATTACGATGCTCTCATGCAGCTTTATCTCTCTCCAGAACAATATG GGTTTGGGGGAGAACCTCTAACGGCCTGCTGTGGTGCGGGAGGCATCCCCTACAATTATGACTCCGACGCTGTGTGTGGCGACCCACCCTCGAGAGCTTGTGCTCAGCCATCTTTATATATCAGCTGGGATGGGGCTCACTGTACTGAAGCTGCATACAGATTTATCACCAAAAGTTTATTAGAAGGGCCTTACACCGCTCCTCACATCAACTCTTCTTGCAGTTTAATCACTGAGGAATCTGGATATTCTTCAGCAGCCACTGCTACTACAAGATAA